From the genome of Rhineura floridana isolate rRhiFlo1 chromosome 7, rRhiFlo1.hap2, whole genome shotgun sequence, one region includes:
- the LOC133388735 gene encoding pulmonary surfactant-associated protein D-like, whose amino-acid sequence MGFLWTFGFLILPAAFSQSANPEPCCECKANVCPIVLGTPGSNGLPGPTGQKGDQGSRGVQGPPGKAGPPGLKGDKGLVGERGPKGDHGGRELQSLESEVATLKEQVLALRNTVLKNQKACLFPNGQSAGEKLFKTDGSEGTFETSKATCLQAGGQLASPRSSAENIAIQQIVVRHNKVAYLGMNALLSKGTFKQINGDVISYINWANGEPNNSGGKEDCIEIYPDGKWNDKACSEKRLTVCEF is encoded by the exons ATGGGGTTCCTTTGGACTTTTGGTTTCCTTATCTTGCCAGCAGCATTCTCACAAAGCGCAAACCCTGAACCATGCTGTGAATGCAAAGCAAACGTATGCCCTATCGTTCTTGGAACGCCTGGGAGCAATGGATTACCAGGTCCAACAGGACAGAAGGGTGATCAAG GATCACGGGGAGTACAGGGTCCCCCAGGAAAAGCTGGCCCCCCCGGCCttaaaggagacaaggggctAGTCGGTGAAAGAGGACCAAAGGGAGACCATGGAGGAAGAG AACTTCAGAGCTTGGAATCTGAAGTGGCCACCTTGAAAGAGCAAGTGCTGGCTTTGAGAAACACTGTCCTCAAAAACCAAAAAG CTTGTTTATTCCCAAATGGCCAAAGTGCTGGCGAAAAGCTATTCAAAACTGATGGCTCCGAAGgtacctttgagacttccaaagCGACCTGCCTCCAGGCTGGTGGTCAGCTTGCTTCCCCAAGGAGTTCTgcggagaacatagccatccagCAAATAGTTGTTCGTCATAACAAGGTGGCATATCTGGGAATGAATGCCTTGCTGTCAAAAGGCAcgtttaaacaaataaatggtgATGTGATAAGCTACATAAACTGGGCGAACGGAGAACCAAATAATTCTGGAGGGAAAGAGGACTGTATCGAAATATATCCGGATGGCAAATGGAATGACAAGGCCTGCTCAGAAAAACGATTAACTGTGTGTGAATTTTAA